A stretch of Lutra lutra chromosome 9, mLutLut1.2, whole genome shotgun sequence DNA encodes these proteins:
- the LMAN2L gene encoding VIP36-like protein isoform X5, whose protein sequence is MQPGPVFGNMDKFVGLGVFVDTYPNEEKQQEAQKRRYSPGVQRVFPYISAMVNNGSLSYDHERDGRPTELGGCTAIVRNLHYDTFLVIRYVKRHLTIMMDIDGKHEWRDCIEVPGVRLPRGYYFGTSSITGDLSDNHDVISLKLFELTVERTPEEEKLHRDVFLPSVDNMKLPEVTAPLPPLSGLALFLIVFFSLVFSVFAIVIGIILYNKWQEQSRKRFY, encoded by the exons ggCCTGTGTTTGGAAACATGGACAAATTTGTGGGGCTGGGAGTATTTGTAGACACGTACCCCAATGAGGAGAAGCAGCAAGAG GCCCAGAAGAGGCGATATTCTCCAGGAGTCCAG CGGGTCTTCCCCTATATCTCAGCCATGGTGAACAATGGCTCACTCAGCTACGATCATGAGCGGGATGGGCGGCCTACAGAGCTGGGGGGCTGTACAGCCATTGTCCGCAATCTGCACTATGACACCTTCCTTGTGATTCGCTATGTCAAGAGACATTTGACG atAATGATGGACATCGATGgcaagcatgagtggagggacTGCATCGAGGTGCCTGGGGTCCGTCTGCCCCGGGGCTACTACTTTGGCACCTCCTCCATCACTGGGGATCTCTCGG ATAATCATGACGTCATCTCCCTGAAGTTGTTTGAACTTACGGTGGAGAGAACCCCAGAAGAGGAGAAGCTGCATCGAGATGTGTTCCTGCCCTCGGTGGACAACATGAAGCTGCCTGAGG TGACTGCCCCATTGCCCCCCCTGAGTGGCCTGGCCCTCTTCCTCATCGTCTTTTTCTCGCTGGTGTTTTCCGTATTTGCCATTGTCATTGGTATCATACTGTACAACAAATGGCAGGAACAGAGCCGGAAGCGTTTCTACTGA